The region TATCTTGTTCGTAGCCGCCTAAGCCCACTGGTAACAAAGTATAAGTGTGGTTCTCTCTCTGATCTGCTGCGTGACGTTGTGTCTGGACGCAATCGCGATTTACGCGTCGCTGCAGTAGATGCGATGACAACCAACGAAACTTTGTGGTTCCGTGATACCTACCCGTTTCAGGTACTTGCTGATCGTCTTTTGCCGGAAATGGCAGCCAACAAACGTCCAATTAAAATCTGGTCTGCGGCCAGCTCTTCAGGTCAAGAGCCTTATTCAATGGCAATGACCATTCTTGAAGTGCAGCAAAAGCGCCCAGGTTTTTTGCCTAACATCGCGATTACAGCAACGGATATTTCATCGACCATGCTTGATATGTGTAAAGCGGGTGTCTACGACAATTTGGCATTGGGCAGAGGTCTTTCTCCTGAACGTCGTCGTACCTTCTTTGAAGATGCGGGGGATGGCAAGATGAAAGTAAAAGACAACGTGAAACGTTTGGTCAATTTCCGTCCACAAAACTTGATGGAGAGTTATAGCCTACTCGGTAAATTCGACATCATTTTCTGTCGTAACGTATTGATCTATTTCTCTGCTGACATGAAATCCAAAGTGCTTAATCAAATGGCCGGTTGCTTAAACCCTG is a window of Vibrio porteresiae DSM 19223 DNA encoding:
- a CDS encoding CheR family methyltransferase, which encodes MTAITISDQEYREFCRFLESQCGIVLGDSKQYLVRSRLSPLVTKYKCGSLSDLLRDVVSGRNRDLRVAAVDAMTTNETLWFRDTYPFQVLADRLLPEMAANKRPIKIWSAASSSGQEPYSMAMTILEVQQKRPGFLPNIAITATDISSTMLDMCKAGVYDNLALGRGLSPERRRTFFEDAGDGKMKVKDNVKRLVNFRPQNLMESYSLLGKFDIIFCRNVLIYFSADMKSKVLNQMAGCLNPGGYLLLGASESLTGLTDRFEMVRCNPGIIYKLK